Proteins from a genomic interval of Pseudomonadota bacterium:
- a CDS encoding glycosyltransferase family 2 protein, translated as MNGSTNTKGVSRETVIWVVLPAYNEAANLGSLLQRICDVQRIVGHSVVVLVVDDGSTDETVAVAEGFGGGLDVRVARNPHNMGLAETIKSGLARALELADDADLIVTMDADDTHNPGLIPRMLDRIIEGYDIVIASRFVPQARIRGLALSRQLLSLGASWLFRLLTPVQGVTDFTCGFRAYRAGFLREVWERHGVAITTASGFTCMADILLTCRRFDPIIAEVPLILRYDRKLSASKMKVQSTVLESLRLIARTRLTALEDLLRGDAGASRPLAPPPLPRSRPSQPADDHAHE; from the coding sequence ATCAACGGCAGCACCAACACGAAAGGCGTCTCGCGAGAAACCGTGATCTGGGTCGTGCTCCCCGCCTACAACGAGGCGGCCAATCTCGGCAGCCTGCTGCAGCGCATCTGCGATGTGCAGCGCATCGTGGGCCACTCGGTGGTCGTTCTGGTGGTCGATGACGGCAGCACCGACGAAACCGTGGCCGTGGCCGAGGGCTTTGGCGGCGGGCTCGACGTGCGCGTCGCACGCAATCCCCACAACATGGGACTGGCGGAGACCATCAAGAGCGGACTGGCCCGTGCCCTCGAGCTCGCCGATGATGCAGATCTCATCGTCACCATGGACGCTGACGACACCCACAACCCGGGGCTCATCCCGCGCATGCTCGACCGCATCATCGAGGGATATGACATCGTCATCGCCTCGCGCTTCGTGCCCCAGGCGCGCATCCGCGGCCTCGCCCTGTCGCGCCAGCTGCTCAGCCTGGGGGCCAGCTGGCTGTTCCGCCTGCTCACCCCCGTGCAGGGCGTCACCGACTTCACCTGCGGGTTCCGTGCCTACCGCGCGGGCTTCCTGCGCGAGGTGTGGGAGCGCCACGGCGTGGCCATCACCACGGCCAGCGGGTTCACGTGCATGGCCGACATCCTGCTCACGTGCCGCAGGTTCGATCCGATCATCGCCGAGGTGCCGCTCATCCTGCGCTATGATCGCAAGCTCAGCGCCAGCAAGATGAAGGTGCAGTCGACCGTGCTCGAGAGCCTGCGCCTCATTGCGCGCACCCGCCTCACCGCCCTCGAAGATCTGCTGCGCGGCGATGCGGGCGCATCGCGCCCGCTCGCGCCGCCCCCCCTCCCGAGGTCGCGCCCCTCGCAGCCCGCGGATGACCATGCCCACGAGTAA
- a CDS encoding UPF0104 family protein: MSGDVSQLQSQEESPQGGGSAPRGRRSAVLQLVVGLAVSLLTLWAFSRGVNLRQLGDTLRACDLRWLGGSAFLAAFLLVVRGWRWEALLGVYGIGYRGALNGVVLGTAANNVLPARAGELVRVSWMSAAYSRPMAPLLVTAVVERILDLMAVAALAVWAAAQASMRPGGASFGWAAAAGGMALTATGGIAVLVAFAWSGQGSGARVLAFVPQRWRKRVEAVAGQVATAVFRDTPPRALLAAAWRTALTWGLAGVWVWVTVRALGLDLGWKASFIVLTAILAGIAIPSAPGFVGTYHLSAMLALQWLQQPQGESAAAAVLLHGVSYVVTTAWGAVLALVLAWQARSAARAGEGSRTEGDSRERGVPSS; this comes from the coding sequence ATGAGCGGGGACGTCTCGCAGCTCCAGAGCCAGGAGGAGAGCCCGCAGGGCGGCGGCAGCGCACCGCGCGGGAGGCGCTCGGCCGTGCTTCAGCTCGTCGTGGGTCTTGCCGTGAGCCTGCTCACCCTCTGGGCGTTCTCCAGGGGGGTGAATCTGCGCCAGCTCGGTGACACCCTCCGTGCCTGCGACCTTCGATGGCTAGGCGGCAGCGCCTTTCTCGCCGCTTTTCTCCTCGTGGTGCGGGGGTGGCGCTGGGAGGCTCTGCTCGGGGTCTACGGCATCGGGTATCGTGGCGCGCTGAACGGGGTGGTGCTGGGTACCGCCGCCAACAATGTTCTGCCGGCCCGCGCGGGTGAGCTGGTGCGGGTCAGCTGGATGAGCGCCGCGTATTCGCGCCCCATGGCGCCTCTGCTGGTCACGGCCGTGGTGGAGCGCATCCTCGATCTGATGGCGGTGGCTGCGCTGGCCGTGTGGGCCGCCGCCCAGGCGTCCATGCGCCCCGGGGGGGCGAGCTTCGGATGGGCCGCCGCGGCGGGCGGCATGGCCCTCACTGCGACAGGCGGCATCGCCGTTCTCGTGGCCTTCGCATGGAGCGGGCAGGGGAGCGGCGCGCGCGTTCTCGCCTTCGTCCCGCAGCGCTGGCGCAAGCGGGTCGAGGCGGTGGCCGGTCAGGTGGCCACCGCGGTCTTTCGCGACACCCCGCCGCGGGCGCTGCTCGCCGCGGCCTGGCGCACGGCATTGACGTGGGGCCTGGCGGGAGTCTGGGTCTGGGTGACGGTGCGGGCGCTTGGGCTCGACCTCGGGTGGAAGGCGTCGTTCATCGTGCTCACGGCGATTCTGGCGGGTATCGCCATTCCATCGGCGCCTGGTTTCGTGGGCACCTATCATCTGTCGGCCATGCTCGCGCTGCAGTGGCTGCAGCAGCCCCAGGGAGAATCTGCCGCCGCGGCCGTGCTGCTCCATGGCGTCTCGTACGTCGTCACCACCGCCTGGGGCGCGGTTCTGGCGCTGGTGCTGGCCTGGCAGGCCCGCTCGGCCGCGAGGGCAGGGGAGGGCAGCCGAACGGAAGGTGACTCGCGGGAGCGTGGGGTACCCTCGTCGTGA